Proteins from one Dysgonomonas sp. HDW5A genomic window:
- a CDS encoding TlpA disulfide reductase family protein, which translates to MYRKVLGLFLFISSALCAQNNTYTLKGSIEDNQYNGKKVYLQQLNDTRNGFTNIDSTIVMGNRFEFTKATQGNEPALRFISTEEPVTYAPAFFLAEAGEISLAIGKQNKVKGTLRNNRFQDFSNLQDSLNKQIESVVQTYSQMLQTSGNQAKMMQEGQAIMKQLQESRYEFAKENINNDLGEFIALSSFEVLTPDQVLELTSLMRPEFRNSDLGQQVISYYEAQNLKVAGGMYKDIKLKDPLGNDIALSDYVGKNKVVLIDFWASWCGPCIKEMPYVVDAYKQYKDKGFEIIGISMDEDQGRWLGTIDRLGMTWPQMSDLKGWKSAAAKLYGIDSIPYTLLLDQDGKIIDSNLRGTQLVNKLQELLD; encoded by the coding sequence ATAATCAATATAACGGTAAAAAAGTATACCTGCAACAGTTGAATGATACCAGAAATGGCTTCACGAATATTGATAGTACAATTGTTATGGGTAACAGATTTGAATTTACGAAAGCAACTCAAGGTAATGAGCCTGCTTTAAGGTTTATCTCAACGGAAGAACCTGTAACCTATGCGCCTGCATTCTTCTTAGCCGAAGCTGGAGAAATTAGCCTAGCCATCGGTAAACAAAACAAAGTTAAAGGTACTCTCCGCAACAATCGCTTTCAAGATTTCTCTAATTTGCAGGATTCTTTGAACAAACAAATAGAGAGTGTTGTTCAAACCTATTCTCAAATGCTTCAAACTTCAGGAAATCAAGCGAAAATGATGCAGGAAGGGCAAGCTATAATGAAACAATTACAAGAAAGCAGGTATGAATTCGCCAAAGAAAACATCAATAATGACTTAGGCGAATTTATTGCTCTATCGTCATTCGAAGTACTTACACCTGATCAAGTATTGGAGTTGACATCTTTGATGAGACCTGAGTTCAGAAACAGCGATTTGGGACAGCAGGTTATTTCGTATTACGAAGCTCAAAATCTTAAAGTTGCAGGTGGTATGTATAAAGATATCAAATTAAAAGATCCATTAGGTAATGACATCGCATTGTCTGACTATGTAGGTAAAAACAAAGTTGTTCTGATAGATTTCTGGGCATCGTGGTGTGGACCTTGTATCAAAGAAATGCCATACGTGGTAGACGCTTATAAACAATACAAAGACAAAGGTTTTGAGATTATAGGAATATCTATGGATGAGGATCAGGGCAGATGGTTAGGCACTATAGACCGCTTAGGTATGACATGGCCTCAGATGTCGGATCTTAAAGGATGGAAAAGTGCGGCTGCCAAGTTATATGGCATCGACAGTATTCCATACACTTTGTTACTGGATCAAGACGGAAAAATAATTGACAGTAACCTTAGGGGAACTCAATTGGTAAATAAATTACAAGAGTTATTGGACTAA
- a CDS encoding TlpA disulfide reductase family protein, whose protein sequence is MKRFLYLLPAIALLLSACSQKSQLNGKFANADNDGKQVYLLTMKDFNAPFQPVDSTIVKDGAFSFELNDSTEVGVAYIVVKEAAAGTPNGIPFVYEKGNIEMYIDSVPKVKGTPLNEKSQAFFDKLAVVAKKMETADAKAAQVTDPNERQGYIDEMQGLQKEMSTIGYDFVKENISNRIGEFYLVSFIDLFDDNQVQDLLKLASPEYQKLINNLLGLDDQPQAQQGSFIGKKFIDITGTTPDGKTISISEYAGKGKVVLVDFWASWCGPCIKEMPNVVAAYQKYKSKGFEIVGISLDDDKSKWTAAIKNLNMAWPQMSDLKGWESQLSAPYNVTSIPYTVLIDKDGTIVAENLRGQELENKLSELLK, encoded by the coding sequence ATGAAAAGATTCCTATACTTACTGCCTGCCATAGCACTTTTGTTATCAGCATGTTCGCAGAAAAGTCAGCTGAATGGTAAATTTGCAAATGCGGACAACGACGGGAAGCAAGTTTATCTGTTGACGATGAAAGATTTTAATGCTCCTTTTCAACCGGTAGATTCTACTATAGTAAAAGACGGTGCATTTAGCTTCGAACTTAACGACTCTACTGAAGTGGGTGTTGCTTACATCGTAGTTAAGGAAGCTGCTGCGGGAACTCCAAACGGAATACCTTTTGTTTACGAAAAAGGGAATATCGAAATGTATATAGATAGTGTACCTAAAGTAAAAGGAACACCTTTAAATGAAAAGAGTCAGGCATTTTTCGACAAACTGGCAGTCGTTGCTAAAAAGATGGAAACTGCAGATGCGAAGGCCGCTCAAGTTACTGATCCAAACGAACGTCAAGGCTATATAGACGAGATGCAGGGTCTACAAAAGGAAATGAGTACAATCGGATATGATTTCGTTAAAGAAAATATATCCAATAGAATAGGTGAATTTTATTTGGTTTCGTTTATCGACCTTTTTGATGACAATCAGGTTCAAGACTTATTAAAACTAGCAAGTCCTGAATATCAAAAACTGATCAACAATCTGTTAGGTCTGGATGATCAACCTCAAGCACAACAAGGTAGCTTTATTGGTAAAAAATTCATTGATATTACAGGTACAACTCCTGATGGAAAAACAATCTCTATATCAGAATATGCAGGAAAAGGCAAAGTTGTTCTTGTTGACTTTTGGGCTTCTTGGTGCGGGCCTTGTATCAAAGAGATGCCTAACGTAGTGGCTGCTTACCAAAAGTACAAAAGCAAAGGCTTCGAAATTGTTGGTATATCTTTAGATGATGATAAGAGCAAGTGGACTGCTGCAATCAAAAATCTGAATATGGCTTGGCCTCAAATGTCTGATCTTAAAGGTTGGGAAAGCCAATTGAGTGCTCCATACAATGTAACAAGTATTCCTTACACGGTATTAATTGACAAGGACGGTACAATTGTAGCCGAAAACCTGAGAGGACAAGAACTTGAGAATAAGCTTAGCGAATTATTGAAATAA
- a CDS encoding TlpA disulfide reductase family protein: protein MKKILSLLAATIVILMVACTGKPTPKEYTLTGNLSGGGSDSLLVYLQAIDENTGEFVSVDTATVQNGTFVFKGLAEDSPMLRFISAEGLSKPVLIAIESGNIDVSFDTAFVATVKGTALNDKYQEFSNKRNKISDDLRALSKLSKDAENAGTLTPEYEKQLDDKYDSLYNGMKKEVFDFTKANITNPLGVYVLIDRGVSFDAAQLKELLPALDPKTKTNPRILKLEKRLEALEGTEIGKQFVDIKGTTPDGKEVSLSDYAGKGKYVLVDFWASWCPPCRKEMPLVVEAYKKYKNKGFEIVGVSLDDDKAAWEKGIKDLNITWPQISDLKGWKTELGAAYAVNSIPHTVLLDKDGKIIAKDLRGDQLSEKLAELLK from the coding sequence ATGAAAAAGATTTTGTCTCTACTCGCTGCAACCATTGTTATATTGATGGTTGCATGCACAGGAAAACCCACACCTAAGGAGTATACTCTTACAGGTAACTTATCAGGTGGTGGATCCGACAGCTTGTTGGTATATTTACAGGCAATAGATGAAAATACAGGAGAATTTGTATCTGTTGATACTGCAACAGTACAAAACGGAACTTTTGTATTTAAAGGTTTGGCAGAAGACAGTCCTATGCTTCGCTTTATCTCGGCAGAAGGTTTATCAAAACCTGTACTGATTGCAATTGAAAGCGGAAACATTGATGTTTCTTTTGATACAGCATTTGTGGCTACAGTTAAGGGTACTGCCCTGAACGATAAATATCAGGAATTCTCTAATAAGAGAAATAAAATATCGGATGATCTTCGTGCATTATCTAAACTAAGCAAAGATGCCGAAAATGCAGGAACTCTTACGCCTGAATATGAGAAACAATTAGATGATAAATACGACTCCTTGTATAATGGAATGAAAAAAGAAGTGTTTGACTTTACTAAAGCCAATATCACAAATCCTCTTGGGGTATATGTACTTATAGACAGAGGTGTTTCTTTTGATGCTGCTCAACTAAAGGAATTATTGCCGGCTCTTGATCCCAAGACTAAAACGAATCCTCGAATTTTAAAATTGGAGAAACGATTGGAAGCTCTTGAAGGAACTGAAATCGGAAAACAATTTGTAGATATAAAAGGAACTACTCCTGATGGCAAAGAAGTTTCATTGTCCGATTACGCCGGAAAAGGGAAGTATGTACTTGTTGATTTCTGGGCATCATGGTGTCCTCCTTGTCGTAAGGAAATGCCTCTGGTAGTAGAAGCGTATAAGAAATATAAGAATAAAGGTTTCGAAATTGTAGGTGTATCTTTAGACGATGATAAGGCAGCATGGGAGAAAGGGATCAAAGATCTTAATATTACATGGCCTCAAATATCGGATTTGAAAGGATGGAAAACCGAACTTGGTGCAGCTTATGCCGTTAATAGTATCCCTCACACAGTACTTTTAGATAAAGACGGGAAGATTATAGCCAAAGATCTTAGAGGTGATCAGTTATCTGAAAAACTAGCTGAGTTATTAAAGTAA
- a CDS encoding TetR/AcrR family transcriptional regulator — translation MVDTKELWIKTGYDIFAKSGITGLKIERLAKKIGISKSSFYHHFVDLDLFIQYLLEFHISQSYIIAKKEVKAQNIDPDLIDILVEHKVDLLFNRQLRINREQKKYSDTLTKSSLIIGNAFTMRWVKDMELRLNEKQLEAIFELALENFYLQATVESINHKWLLSYFAYLKRVIGSFV, via the coding sequence ATGGTAGATACTAAAGAACTTTGGATAAAAACAGGATATGATATTTTTGCAAAAAGCGGTATAACCGGATTAAAAATCGAAAGGTTGGCGAAAAAAATCGGAATCAGTAAATCATCATTTTATCATCATTTTGTTGATCTTGATTTGTTTATTCAATATTTGCTTGAATTTCATATTTCACAGTCGTATATCATTGCGAAGAAGGAGGTTAAAGCCCAAAATATTGATCCTGATTTGATAGATATATTAGTCGAGCATAAGGTTGATTTACTTTTTAATCGTCAGTTACGAATAAATAGAGAACAAAAAAAATATTCTGATACCCTCACCAAGTCAAGTTTAATAATAGGAAATGCTTTTACAATGCGTTGGGTAAAAGACATGGAACTAAGATTAAATGAGAAGCAATTAGAGGCAATTTTTGAACTTGCTCTAGAAAACTTTTATCTGCAAGCGACAGTCGAAAGCATAAATCATAAATGGCTTTTGAGTTATTTCGCATATTTAAAGAGAGTTATTGGAAGTTTTGTGTAG
- a CDS encoding CDP-glycerol glycerophosphotransferase family protein: MKKYLLFVSHSYAYSILRPIQEEIWRRGDDVAWYIEDSSPLFLRENEKQLKTIKDVMDYNPYAIFAPGNYIYDFFPGIKVEVFHGLYYKRTDYGDHYKIRGFFDIYCTTSGLFTPTFKELEAKHRFFKVYETGWSKFDSYTIPKSDDVDNGVNIIYAPTFTKKLNSTEDLYPQIVSLIQQKNWNWFFSFHPKMDNETSDRYRDLAETYSNVTFCDTEDKLPLYQKADVMLSDTSSVIYEFLWFYKPVVTYKNTFPANHLLDIDNPEILGDTIEKALQHPADLMENIKQFMDQVHPFRDGKASVRILDAVDDFAANYKGKIKKKPLNLFRKLKLRKKAGYFPFGSRYKAIN, encoded by the coding sequence ATGAAAAAATATTTGCTTTTTGTTTCTCATTCTTATGCCTATTCTATTCTTCGCCCTATTCAAGAAGAAATATGGAGAAGAGGCGATGATGTAGCATGGTATATTGAAGACTCATCCCCTCTGTTTCTTAGAGAGAATGAAAAACAGCTGAAGACAATAAAAGATGTGATGGATTATAATCCTTATGCAATTTTTGCACCGGGTAATTATATTTACGATTTCTTTCCCGGAATAAAAGTTGAAGTTTTTCATGGGTTATATTATAAGCGAACCGATTATGGAGATCATTATAAAATCCGAGGGTTCTTTGATATTTATTGCACTACAAGTGGCTTGTTTACACCCACTTTCAAAGAATTAGAAGCTAAACATCGTTTCTTCAAGGTATACGAAACGGGTTGGAGTAAATTCGACAGCTATACAATACCTAAATCGGATGATGTAGACAATGGCGTAAATATTATATATGCTCCGACTTTTACTAAGAAATTAAATTCAACGGAGGATCTCTATCCCCAGATAGTCTCTCTTATTCAGCAAAAGAATTGGAATTGGTTTTTTTCCTTTCATCCTAAAATGGATAACGAGACAAGCGATAGATACAGGGATTTAGCTGAAACATATAGTAATGTAACTTTTTGTGATACAGAAGACAAACTGCCTTTGTATCAGAAAGCAGATGTTATGCTAAGTGATACATCGTCTGTTATCTACGAATTTTTATGGTTCTACAAACCTGTTGTTACTTATAAGAATACATTTCCGGCTAATCATCTTCTGGATATTGACAATCCCGAAATATTAGGTGATACCATTGAAAAAGCACTTCAGCATCCTGCTGATTTAATGGAGAATATCAAGCAATTTATGGATCAGGTTCATCCATTCCGAGATGGAAAAGCATCAGTGAGGATACTTGATGCTGTGGATGATTTTGCAGCAAACTATAAGGGCAAAATAAAAAAGAAGCCATTGAATCTTTTCAGAAAACTAAAATTAAGAAAAAAAGCAGGTTATTTTCCGTTCGGATCACGTTACAAAGCAATAAATTAA
- a CDS encoding DUF2023 family protein, with product MLVFNHHIYEFKKGVRDMVLCTLSGKLEEKVKAKLERNEISYMIQKLRNGNINVFFGKKECLVVVDKLCKDKSLDQLSAEEDFMIGTLLGYSVSEQCRRYCKRKKETNVIFSL from the coding sequence ATGCTAGTTTTCAATCATCATATTTACGAATTCAAAAAAGGAGTCAGAGACATGGTACTCTGTACGCTTTCAGGGAAACTGGAGGAAAAAGTAAAGGCTAAGCTCGAAAGGAATGAGATTAGCTATATGATACAGAAATTGAGAAACGGGAATATTAATGTCTTTTTTGGCAAGAAAGAGTGTCTGGTTGTAGTGGACAAGCTATGTAAAGATAAATCTTTAGACCAACTATCGGCAGAGGAAGATTTTATGATCGGTACTTTGTTGGGGTATAGTGTAAGTGAGCAATGCAGACGTTATTGCAAAAGGAAAAAAGAAACAAACGTCATATTCAGTTTATAG
- the fldA gene encoding flavodoxin FldA — protein sequence MAKIGIYYGSTTGNTQDLAERLAKALDVALADVYDVASASADFSAYDVVLFGTSTMGMGDFQDDWESYIDDVKNADLNGKKVALFGCGDSSSYSDTFGDALGKIYEVIKNKGCEIIGRVSIEGYTFDSSEAIVDGQFVGLLIDEDNESNLTDQRVALWLEDLRKVI from the coding sequence ATGGCAAAGATAGGCATATACTATGGTTCTACAACCGGTAACACTCAAGATTTAGCAGAACGTTTAGCAAAAGCATTGGATGTAGCATTAGCAGATGTATATGATGTAGCATCGGCTTCGGCAGACTTTAGTGCTTATGATGTGGTTCTGTTTGGAACATCAACAATGGGGATGGGAGACTTTCAGGACGATTGGGAATCTTATATCGACGATGTCAAAAATGCTGATCTTAACGGTAAGAAAGTCGCTTTATTCGGTTGTGGAGACTCTTCTTCATACAGCGATACTTTTGGTGATGCTTTAGGGAAAATTTACGAAGTAATAAAAAATAAAGGCTGTGAGATAATAGGTAGAGTATCTATTGAAGGATACACATTCGACAGCTCGGAAGCAATCGTTGACGGGCAATTTGTAGGATTACTTATCGATGAGGATAATGAATCGAATCTCACAGATCAACGTGTTGCTTTGTGGTTAGAAGATTTAAGAAAAGTAATTTAA
- a CDS encoding Tex family protein, translated as MTINKLISSALNIRESQIEKTIALLNDGATIPFISRYRKEATGGLDEVQIANIKEQYDKLIELTKRKETILKTIEEQEKLTPELKSRIENCWNSTELEDIYLPYKPKRQTRAEIARKKGLEGLAQALMLQQKFDVESKALAFVKGDVQDTKEAINGACDIIAEWVSEDEAARNTIRNLFQREAFITSKVVKGKEAEGDKYRDYFDMEERLSRCSSHRILAMRRGEAEGFLRINIAPVEEDALERLNRKFVKGVTEASEYVELAVKDAYKRLLKPSIETEFATLSKDIADEEAIRVFVENLRQLLLAAPLGQKRVLGIDPGYRTGCKVVCLDAQGNLLHNETIYPHPPQNESSKAAGKISKMVSTYKIDAIAIGNGTASRETEHFITNIRYEKEVQVFVVSENGASIYSASKIAREEFPEYDVTVRGAVSIGRRLMDPLAELVKIDPKSIGVGQYQHDVDQTKLKKSLDLTVESCVNMVGVNVNTASKHLLTYISGLGPTLAQNIVNYRAENGAFRTRKQLLKVPRMGEKAFEQCAGFLRIADGDNPLDNSAVHPESYVVVETMAKDLGCSVKELIENKELKKNLNLNKYVNDKVGLPTLNDIIEELDKPGRDPRKSIQAFEFDPTIKSIADLREGMILPGIVTNVTNFGCFVDVGIKENGLVHISELADRFVSDPTEIVSLHQYVQVKVISVDTDRKRVALSMKGIN; from the coding sequence ATGACCATTAACAAGCTAATATCATCGGCTCTGAATATCAGAGAGAGCCAAATAGAAAAAACTATAGCCTTACTGAACGATGGAGCTACTATTCCGTTTATCAGCCGTTACCGAAAGGAAGCTACCGGAGGTTTAGACGAGGTTCAGATTGCCAACATCAAAGAACAATACGATAAACTGATCGAACTCACCAAACGGAAAGAGACTATCTTAAAAACAATTGAAGAACAGGAGAAACTAACACCCGAACTGAAATCGAGAATAGAAAACTGCTGGAATTCAACTGAACTCGAAGATATTTACCTACCCTACAAACCCAAACGACAAACTCGTGCTGAAATAGCCCGTAAGAAAGGGTTGGAGGGATTAGCACAGGCCTTGATGCTACAACAAAAATTTGATGTAGAATCGAAAGCTCTTGCTTTTGTAAAAGGTGATGTACAAGATACGAAAGAAGCTATCAATGGAGCTTGCGATATAATTGCAGAATGGGTAAGTGAAGATGAGGCTGCTCGTAACACCATCCGTAACCTTTTTCAGCGGGAGGCATTTATCACCTCCAAAGTAGTTAAAGGAAAAGAAGCTGAAGGTGATAAATACAGAGATTATTTCGATATGGAAGAACGATTGAGCCGTTGCTCCTCTCACCGCATTCTTGCCATGAGACGTGGCGAAGCCGAAGGCTTTTTACGAATCAATATTGCACCCGTAGAAGAAGATGCTTTGGAACGCCTCAACCGCAAATTTGTAAAGGGTGTAACCGAAGCATCGGAATATGTAGAATTAGCGGTAAAAGATGCTTACAAACGATTATTGAAGCCTTCGATAGAAACTGAGTTTGCCACCCTGTCAAAAGACATTGCAGACGAAGAGGCAATACGCGTATTTGTTGAAAACCTAAGACAATTACTTCTTGCAGCTCCTCTCGGACAAAAGCGTGTATTGGGTATAGATCCCGGATACAGAACCGGTTGTAAAGTCGTTTGCCTGGATGCACAGGGAAATTTGCTTCACAACGAAACCATATATCCTCACCCACCTCAAAACGAATCTTCTAAAGCAGCCGGTAAGATTTCTAAAATGGTATCTACCTACAAAATAGATGCTATTGCCATTGGTAATGGAACTGCAAGCCGTGAAACGGAACATTTCATAACAAATATCCGATACGAAAAAGAGGTACAAGTATTTGTTGTCAGCGAGAACGGGGCATCTATTTATTCTGCATCAAAAATTGCAAGGGAAGAATTCCCCGAATATGATGTCACTGTACGTGGAGCAGTCTCAATAGGTCGCCGTTTGATGGATCCTTTAGCCGAATTGGTAAAAATAGATCCAAAATCAATTGGGGTCGGTCAATATCAACACGATGTAGACCAAACAAAGCTGAAAAAATCATTGGATTTGACTGTCGAAAGCTGTGTAAATATGGTCGGGGTAAATGTGAATACGGCTAGTAAACATTTGCTGACTTACATATCGGGATTGGGTCCCACCCTAGCCCAAAATATTGTAAATTACAGGGCGGAGAACGGAGCATTCAGAACCCGTAAGCAGTTACTGAAAGTTCCTCGAATGGGTGAAAAGGCTTTTGAGCAATGTGCAGGATTTTTACGTATTGCCGATGGGGATAACCCTCTAGATAATTCGGCGGTTCACCCCGAAAGTTATGTCGTAGTAGAAACTATGGCTAAAGATTTAGGTTGTAGTGTAAAAGAGTTGATCGAAAATAAAGAACTGAAAAAGAACCTCAATCTGAATAAATACGTGAATGACAAAGTGGGACTACCTACTCTGAACGATATTATAGAAGAATTGGACAAACCCGGACGTGATCCCCGAAAAAGTATTCAGGCGTTTGAGTTTGACCCGACAATTAAATCCATTGCGGATTTAAGAGAAGGAATGATTCTGCCCGGTATTGTGACTAATGTTACCAACTTTGGGTGCTTTGTGGATGTCGGTATTAAAGAAAACGGATTGGTACATATTTCTGAATTGGCTGATCGATTTGTTTCTGATCCTACAGAGATTGTATCACTGCACCAATATGTTCAGGTGAAAGTGATCTCGGTTGATACGGATAGAAAACGTGTAGCTTTATCAATGAAAGGAATAAACTAA
- a CDS encoding sugar phosphate nucleotidyltransferase: MKPTLFVLAAGMGSRYGGLKQLDGLGPSGETIMDYSIYDAVKSGFGKLVFVIRKSFEKEFVDKVASKYNKHIPVEIVFQELDNLPEGFTVSPERVKPWGTNHAVLMGKDVIKEPFAVINADDFYGRDGFETLAKFLTNLEGSKNHYCMVGYRLCNTLSESGSVARGVCESDDKGFLTTVTERTHIERKDGKIQYKEGENEWHVLEENTPVSMNMWGFTPEYFQYSEDFFVDFLKKNQDNLKSEYFIPLMVDHLIKNKTADVKVLDTTSKWFGVTYAEDRQSVVDKLQALADSGEYPTPLWK; the protein is encoded by the coding sequence ATGAAACCTACATTATTTGTGCTTGCTGCCGGTATGGGCAGCCGTTACGGTGGTCTTAAACAATTAGACGGATTGGGTCCTAGTGGCGAAACAATCATGGATTATTCGATCTATGATGCGGTAAAAAGCGGATTCGGCAAATTGGTATTTGTTATCCGTAAATCTTTCGAAAAAGAGTTCGTAGACAAAGTTGCATCTAAATACAACAAACATATTCCCGTTGAAATCGTATTTCAAGAACTCGACAATCTTCCCGAAGGCTTCACGGTTAGCCCTGAGCGTGTTAAACCTTGGGGTACTAATCACGCAGTGTTGATGGGTAAAGATGTTATTAAAGAGCCTTTTGCAGTAATCAATGCCGATGATTTTTACGGTCGTGATGGTTTTGAAACTCTGGCTAAATTCCTTACAAATCTCGAAGGAAGCAAAAATCATTACTGCATGGTAGGATATCGTTTATGCAATACACTTTCGGAAAGCGGATCAGTTGCACGCGGCGTTTGTGAAAGTGATGACAAAGGTTTCTTGACTACTGTTACCGAACGTACTCACATTGAGCGTAAAGACGGTAAAATCCAATATAAAGAGGGTGAAAACGAATGGCATGTATTGGAAGAAAATACGCCTGTATCTATGAATATGTGGGGATTTACTCCTGAGTACTTCCAATATTCGGAAGACTTCTTTGTGGACTTCTTGAAGAAGAATCAGGATAACCTGAAATCCGAATATTTCATACCTCTTATGGTAGATCATTTAATCAAGAACAAAACTGCTGATGTAAAAGTATTAGATACTACTTCGAAATGGTTTGGTGTAACATATGCCGAAGATCGTCAATCTGTTGTAGACAAACTTCAGGCGTTAGCTGATAGCGGTGAATACCCTACTCCACTTTGGAAATAA